A single region of the Drosophila takahashii strain IR98-3 E-12201 chromosome 2R, DtakHiC1v2, whole genome shotgun sequence genome encodes:
- the LOC138912663 gene encoding uncharacterized protein: MPAKAKRKRIILSDSEPEENIEEVKDQKNTADPVPCSTFEVMCLSPALPEDSDKVKLSNLMKELGMEHLMQYLIDANITFDCLKYMDRDDIKEAIPPLGPRLIFREKLFEWRKTFYEANENSVEPPLKQNEPVKIEEDQSINSRKSINYKDLKNLIMETSRGRQILNFYEANNCLTKEKRDILINIILEDAIATNVILKPFDMANITNDIVSIFPKEKEMMDYYFIPRSGKSNCGGKLFSKFKNRNHKRSKMEIQHVTQKPSLDQMSEVDVSVGNTLKGYLNRSSSNWEEIKDKWQKTFTMRQNDLRQMEWEEFFKSWSKLSHARAPELISIDFNIMYPSKSHLLLAKWDSFKTHIAAVYKKSLSNKCFKELFKRGESSFDPNIQDYIYTTLLTTLLPPSARFVNESGKQFKKTTIMDSQECFIIRADTHSDIDIKIAKIISKFYSVGMTVQPFLVVVGLADDCIKSFFVYFEKMLYKLDSFLDSLDICFQIFQVLNLKYPSACQQPWLFIQKYFYEISTEYDLKSPRIAHLLNELKNLSN, from the exons ATGCCGGCTAAAGCTAAAAGAAAGCGTATAATCCTTTCGGATTCGGAGCCTGAAGAAAACATTGAGGAGGTGAAGGATCAAAAGAATACAGCTGACCCGGTACCGTGCTCAACTTTTGAGGTTATGTGCCTAAGTCCGGCCTTACCCGAGGACTCAGACAAAGTTAAGCTATCTAATTTAATGAAAGAACTCGGTATGGAACATTTAATGCAATACTTGATTG ATGCAAATATAACATTTGATTGTTTAAAATACATGGACAGGGACGATATTAAGGAAGCAATTCCACCACTGGGTCCGCGTTTAATTTTCAGGGAAAAACTGTTTGagtggagaaaaactttt TATGAAGCCAACGAAAACTCTGTTGAGCCTCCACTCAAACAAAATGAGCCTGTCAAAATCGAAGAAGACCAAAGTATCAACAGCAGAAAATCCATTAATTATAAG GACttgaaaaacttaattatGGAAACATCTCGAGGAAGACAAATCTTAAACTTCTATGAAGCAAACAACTGCTTGACTAAGGAAAAAAGagacattttaataaatataattttagaagATGCCATTGCAACTAATGTTATATTAAAACCGTTTGACATGGCAAACATAACTAATGATATTGTCTCAATATTCCCGAAGGAGAAAGAAATGATG gATTACTACTTTATACCAAGAAGTGGCAAATCTAATTGTGGCGGAAAACTATTTTCCAAGTTCAAGAATCGAAATCATAAACGTAGTAAGATGGAAATCCAACATGTAACCCAAAAACCCTCATTAGATCAAATGAGTGAAGTAGATGTGTCTGTGGGAAATACGTTGAAAGGATATTTAAACCGATCATCCTCTAACTGGGAGGAAATAAAAGACAAATGGCAAAAGACGTTTACAATGCGGCAGAACGACTTACGCCAAATGGAATGGGAAGAATTTTTTAAGTCGTGGTCAAAACTATCTCATGCAAGGGCTCCAGAATTG ATCTCAATTGATTTCAACATTATGTACCCGTCCAAAAGTCACTTGCTTTTAGCAAAGTGGGACTCTTTTAAAACCCACATTGCGGCTGTGTATAAAAAATCTCTTTCAAATAAATGCTTTAAAGAGTTATTTAAGAGAGGTGAAAGTTCGTTCGATCCAA ACATTCAGGATTATATTTATACAACATTGCTGACTACTTTACTGCCTCCATCAGCTCGCTTTGTGAACGAGTCGGGCAAGCAATTCAAAAAGACAACAATTATGGATTCCCAGGAGTGTTTCATTATACGGGCTGACACTCACAGTGACATAGATattaaaatagctaaaataatatcaaaattcTACTCTGTCGGTATGACCGTTCAACCTTTTTTAGTGGTCGTTGGATTAGCTGATGATTGCATTAAAAGTTTCTTTGTttactttgaaaaaatgttatacaaACTTGATTCATTTTTGGATAGTTTGGATATTTgctttcaaatatttcaagtgcttaatttaaaatatccttCCGCCTGTCAGCAACCATGGCTATTTAtccaaaaatacttttatgaaATATCAACTGAATATGATCTTAAGTCGCCACGTATCGCTCATCTACTTAACGAACTGAAAAACTTATCAAACTAA